A window from Streptomyces sp. NBC_00335 encodes these proteins:
- a CDS encoding ferredoxin yields MTVQQEVSAGGSGVAGEPLEVWIDQDLCTGDGICVQYAPEVFELDIDGLAYVKSPADELLVEAGATTPVPLVLLQDVVDSAKECPGDCIHVRRVSDRVEVFGPDAE; encoded by the coding sequence ATGACCGTGCAGCAGGAGGTGTCCGCGGGGGGGTCCGGCGTGGCCGGAGAGCCGCTCGAGGTCTGGATCGACCAGGACCTCTGCACTGGCGACGGCATCTGTGTGCAGTACGCACCGGAGGTGTTCGAGCTGGACATCGATGGTCTGGCGTACGTGAAGAGCCCTGCGGACGAGTTGCTCGTGGAGGCGGGGGCGACCACTCCGGTTCCGCTGGTGCTGCTTCAGGACGTGGTGGATTCCGCGAAGGAATGTCCCGGGGATTGCATCCACGTAAGGCGGGTTTCGGACAGGGTGGAAGTCTTCGGTCCCGACGCGGAGTGA
- the arc gene encoding proteasome ATPase → MAAHDDDINRGIRPGRGSEDPAGQVAYLEQEIAVLRRKLADSPRHTRILEERIVELQTNLAGVSAQNERLANTLREARDQIVALKEEVDRLAQPPAGFGVFLQSNEDGTVDIFTGGRKLRVNVSPSVEPEDLRRGQEVMLNEALNVVEAMQYERAGDIVTLKEILEDGERALVVGHTDEERVVRLAEPLLDVTIRPGDSLLLEPRSGYVYEIVPKSEVEDLVLEEVPDIDYDKIGGLGDQIELIRDAVELPYLYPDLFKEHELRPPKGILLYGPPGCGKTLIAKAVANSLAKKVAEVTGQPTGKSYFLNIKGPELLNKYVGETERHIRLVFQRAREKASEGTPVIVFFDEMESLFRTRGSGVSSDVENTIVPQLLAEIDGVEGLENVIVIGASNREDMIDPAILRPGRLDVKIKIERPGAEAAKDIFAKYLKATLPLHTDDLGEHQGSTAETVHSMIQTVVEQMYAETEENRFLEVTYANGDKEVLYFKDFNSGAMIQNIVDRAKKMAIKAFLEHNQKGLRVAHLLQACVDEFKENEDLPNTTNPDDWARISGKKGERIVFIRTLVTGKQGADTGRSIDTVANTGQYL, encoded by the coding sequence GTGGCAGCCCACGACGACGACATCAACCGCGGCATCCGGCCCGGGCGAGGGTCTGAGGACCCCGCCGGCCAGGTTGCCTATCTCGAGCAGGAAATCGCCGTCCTGCGACGTAAGCTCGCCGACTCTCCGCGACACACGAGGATTCTCGAAGAGCGGATCGTCGAGCTCCAGACAAACCTGGCAGGCGTCTCCGCACAGAACGAGCGGCTGGCGAACACCCTGCGCGAGGCCCGCGACCAGATCGTGGCCCTCAAAGAAGAAGTCGACCGGCTCGCACAGCCGCCGGCCGGCTTCGGAGTCTTCCTGCAGTCGAACGAAGACGGAACCGTCGACATCTTCACCGGCGGCCGAAAGCTCCGAGTGAACGTGAGCCCCAGCGTCGAACCGGAAGACCTCCGGCGCGGCCAGGAGGTCATGCTCAACGAAGCCCTCAACGTGGTCGAAGCCATGCAGTACGAGCGGGCCGGGGACATCGTCACCCTCAAGGAAATCCTCGAGGACGGCGAGCGCGCCCTGGTGGTCGGGCACACCGACGAGGAAAGGGTGGTGAGGCTCGCCGAGCCGCTCCTGGACGTCACCATCCGCCCCGGCGACTCCCTGCTGCTCGAACCCCGCTCCGGCTACGTCTACGAGATCGTCCCCAAGAGCGAGGTCGAAGACCTCGTCCTCGAAGAGGTCCCGGACATCGACTACGACAAGATCGGCGGCCTGGGCGACCAGATCGAACTGATCCGCGACGCCGTCGAGCTCCCCTACCTCTACCCCGACCTCTTCAAGGAACACGAACTGCGGCCCCCCAAGGGCATCCTGCTCTACGGCCCCCCCGGCTGTGGCAAGACGCTCATCGCCAAGGCCGTGGCCAACTCCCTTGCCAAGAAGGTCGCCGAGGTCACCGGACAGCCCACCGGGAAGTCCTACTTCCTCAACATCAAGGGCCCCGAACTCCTCAACAAGTACGTCGGCGAGACCGAGCGGCACATCCGCCTCGTCTTCCAGCGTGCGAGGGAGAAGGCGAGCGAGGGCACCCCCGTCATCGTCTTCTTCGACGAGATGGAATCCCTCTTCCGCACCCGCGGATCCGGAGTCAGCTCGGACGTGGAGAACACCATCGTCCCCCAGCTGCTCGCCGAGATCGACGGCGTGGAAGGCCTGGAGAACGTCATCGTCATCGGCGCCTCCAACCGCGAGGACATGATCGACCCGGCCATCCTGCGCCCCGGCCGGCTCGACGTGAAGATCAAGATCGAGCGCCCCGGCGCCGAGGCCGCGAAGGACATCTTCGCCAAGTACCTCAAGGCCACCCTGCCCCTGCACACCGACGACCTCGGCGAGCACCAGGGCTCCACCGCCGAAACCGTCCACAGCATGATCCAGACCGTGGTCGAGCAGATGTACGCGGAAACCGAGGAAAACCGCTTCCTCGAGGTCACGTACGCCAACGGCGACAAGGAAGTCCTCTACTTCAAGGACTTCAACTCGGGCGCGATGATCCAGAACATCGTGGACCGTGCGAAGAAGATGGCCATCAAGGCCTTCCTCGAGCACAACCAGAAGGGCCTTCGCGTCGCCCATCTCCTCCAGGCTTGCGTGGACGAGTTCAAGGAGAACGAAGACCTGCCCAACACCACCAACCCCGACGACTGGGCCCGAATCTCCGGAAAGAAGGGCGAGCGGATCGTATTCATCCGAACCCTCGTCACCGGAAAGCAAGGCGCGGACACCGGACGCTCCATCGACACGGTGGCCAACACCGGTCAGTACCTCTGA
- the dop gene encoding depupylase/deamidase Dop, which yields MTVRRVMGIETEYGISVPGHPNANAMLTSSQIVNAYAAAMHRARRARWDFEEENPLRDARGFDLAREAADHSQLTDEDIGLANVILTNGARLYVDHAHPEYSSPEITNPLDAVLWDKAGERIMAEAAVRAAQLPGAQPIHLYKNNTDNKGASYGTHENYLMKRETPFSDIVRHLTPFFVSRLVFTGAGRVGIGQDGREHGFQISQRADYFEVEVGLETTLKRPIINTRDEPHSDAEKYRRLHVIIGDANLSEISTYLKLGTTALVLSMIEDGYINVDLAVDQPVRTLHQVSHDPDLQHLITLRSGRTLTAVQLQMEYYELARKYVEERFGSDADEQTKDVLARWEDVLGRLETDPMSLSGELDWIAKREILEGYRRRDGLEWDAARLHLVDLQYADVRPEKGLYNRLVARGKMKRLLDETAVERAQSKPPEDTRAYFRGRCLEQYADDVAAASWDSVIFDLPGHDSLQRVPTLEPLRGTRAHVKELLDRCRTAEDLVRVLSGR from the coding sequence ATGACCGTACGGCGAGTAATGGGGATCGAGACGGAGTACGGGATCTCCGTCCCGGGGCACCCGAACGCCAATGCCATGCTCACCTCGTCCCAGATCGTCAACGCCTACGCGGCGGCGATGCACCGGGCGCGACGCGCCCGCTGGGACTTCGAGGAAGAGAACCCGCTGCGGGACGCCCGCGGCTTCGACCTCGCCCGCGAGGCCGCCGACCACAGCCAGCTCACCGACGAGGACATCGGCCTCGCCAATGTCATCCTCACCAACGGCGCACGCCTCTACGTGGACCACGCACACCCCGAATACAGCTCCCCGGAGATCACCAACCCGCTCGACGCCGTCCTCTGGGACAAGGCCGGCGAGCGGATCATGGCCGAGGCCGCCGTCAGGGCCGCCCAGCTCCCCGGGGCCCAGCCCATCCACCTCTACAAGAACAACACCGACAACAAGGGCGCCTCCTACGGCACGCACGAGAACTACCTGATGAAGCGGGAAACCCCCTTCTCGGACATCGTGCGCCACCTCACCCCCTTCTTCGTCTCCCGCCTCGTCTTCACCGGAGCCGGCCGCGTCGGCATCGGCCAGGACGGCCGCGAACACGGCTTCCAGATCAGCCAGCGCGCCGACTACTTCGAAGTCGAGGTCGGCCTGGAGACCACCCTCAAGCGCCCCATCATCAACACGAGGGACGAGCCGCACTCGGACGCGGAGAAGTACCGCCGCCTCCACGTGATCATCGGCGACGCCAACCTCTCCGAGATCTCCACCTACCTCAAGCTCGGCACCACCGCACTGGTCCTGTCCATGATCGAAGACGGCTACATCAACGTCGACCTCGCCGTGGACCAGCCCGTACGCACCCTCCACCAGGTCTCCCACGACCCCGACCTGCAGCACCTCATCACGCTGCGCAGCGGCCGGACGCTGACCGCCGTACAGCTCCAGATGGAGTACTACGAGCTGGCCAGGAAGTACGTGGAGGAGCGTTTCGGCTCCGACGCGGACGAGCAGACCAAGGATGTGCTGGCCCGCTGGGAGGACGTACTGGGCCGGCTGGAAACCGACCCGATGAGCCTGTCGGGAGAGCTCGACTGGATCGCCAAGCGGGAGATCCTGGAGGGCTACCGGCGCCGGGACGGCCTCGAATGGGACGCGGCCCGTCTCCACCTGGTGGACCTCCAGTACGCGGACGTACGGCCCGAGAAGGGGCTGTACAACCGCCTGGTGGCCCGCGGCAAGATGAAGCGGCTGCTGGACGAGACGGCGGTGGAGCGGGCGCAGAGCAAGCCGCCGGAGGACACCCGGGCGTACTTCCGGGGGCGGTGCCTGGAGCAGTACGCGGACGACGTGGCGGCGGCCTCGTGGGACTCGGTGATCTTCGATCTGCCGGGCCACGACTCCCTCCAGCGGGTCCCGACCCTGGAACCCCTGCGGGGTACGCGGGCCCACGTGAAGGAGCTCCTGGACCGCTGCCGCACGGCGGAGGACCTGGTCCGAGTGCTCTCGGGGCGGTAA
- a CDS encoding ubiquitin-like protein Pup: MATKDTGGGQQKAQRSTEEVEEAAVEESTDLKERQEKLSDDVDSVLDEIDDVLEENAEDFVRSFVQKGGQ, encoded by the coding sequence ATGGCGACCAAGGACACCGGCGGCGGACAGCAGAAGGCGCAGCGCTCGACCGAGGAGGTCGAGGAGGCTGCGGTCGAAGAATCGACCGACCTCAAGGAGCGACAGGAAAAGCTCTCCGACGACGTCGACTCCGTACTCGATGAAATCGATGATGTGCTCGAGGAGAACGCCGAGGACTTCGTTCGAAGCTTCGTTCAAAAAGGTGGCCAGTAG
- a CDS encoding endonuclease VII domain-containing protein, producing the protein MEVPEGHKLCTRCGGVKLHSDYHRKASARDGRNARCKACRAVDGRVGHLKRKYGITEAERDQMIADQGGLCCLCLRAAAVHVDHCHKTGRVRGVLCFNCNTGLGLLDEDPDCARRVVEYLEGNLWNPTFEAQGVCRQPS; encoded by the coding sequence ATGGAAGTACCTGAAGGGCACAAACTTTGCACCCGCTGCGGGGGCGTCAAGCTGCACTCTGACTATCACCGCAAGGCATCCGCCCGCGATGGCCGCAATGCGCGCTGCAAGGCGTGCCGGGCCGTCGACGGTCGGGTTGGTCACCTCAAACGCAAGTATGGAATCACCGAGGCTGAGCGCGACCAGATGATCGCAGATCAGGGCGGTCTCTGTTGTCTCTGCCTCCGAGCCGCAGCCGTACATGTGGATCACTGCCACAAGACGGGTAGGGTCCGGGGCGTACTTTGCTTCAACTGCAATACGGGCCTTGGCCTATTGGACGAAGATCCCGACTGTGCCCGTCGGGTAGTCGAATATCTGGAAGGAAACCTGTGGAACCCAACATTCGAAGCACAGGGCGTCTGCCGGCAGCCTTCCTGA
- the prcB gene encoding proteasome subunit beta codes for MEPNIRSTGRLPAAFLTPGSSSFMDFLGAHQPEMLPGNRKLPDGVIEAPHGTTIVAATFPGGVVLAGDRRATMGNMIAQRDIEKVFPADEFSAVGIAGTAGLAVEMVKLFQLELEHFEKVEGATLSLEGKANRLSTMIRSNLGMAMQGLAVVPLFAGYDEAKERGRIFSYDVTGGRSEEHGYAATGSGSIFARGSMKKLYHSKLTEEEATTLVVQALYDAADDDSATGGPDLYRHIYPIVTVMTDEGFRRLTDEESSELARKITNRRLEQPDGPRAALL; via the coding sequence GTGGAACCCAACATTCGAAGCACAGGGCGTCTGCCGGCAGCCTTCCTGACGCCGGGGTCGTCGTCCTTCATGGACTTCTTGGGCGCGCACCAGCCCGAGATGCTCCCGGGCAACCGGAAGCTGCCCGACGGGGTCATCGAGGCGCCGCACGGGACGACCATCGTGGCCGCCACCTTCCCCGGCGGGGTGGTCCTCGCCGGTGACCGGCGGGCGACCATGGGGAACATGATCGCCCAGCGGGACATCGAGAAGGTGTTCCCGGCGGACGAGTTCTCCGCCGTCGGCATCGCCGGCACCGCCGGTCTGGCCGTGGAGATGGTGAAGCTGTTCCAGCTGGAGCTGGAGCACTTCGAGAAGGTCGAAGGGGCGACGCTCAGCCTCGAAGGTAAGGCGAACCGGCTGTCGACCATGATCCGGAGCAATCTGGGGATGGCGATGCAGGGTCTGGCCGTGGTCCCGCTCTTCGCGGGGTACGACGAGGCCAAGGAGAGGGGCCGGATCTTCTCCTACGACGTGACCGGCGGCCGCTCCGAGGAGCACGGGTACGCCGCGACCGGGTCGGGCTCGATCTTCGCCCGCGGTTCGATGAAGAAGCTGTACCACTCCAAGCTGACGGAGGAGGAGGCCACGACGCTCGTCGTGCAGGCGCTGTACGACGCCGCCGACGACGACTCGGCGACCGGTGGCCCGGACCTCTACCGCCACATCTACCCCATCGTCACCGTCATGACCGACGAGGGATTCCGCAGGCTGACCGACGAGGAGTCCTCGGAGCTGGCCCGCAAGATCACGAACCGCCGGCTGGAGCAGCCCGACGGTCCGCGCGCCGCCCTGCTCTGA